GTACCAACGTATGGCGCAACTACTCCTACGCCCATCCGGCCGACGGCCGCGGTGAGTGCGAGTTCATCATCAGGTTGCTGCCGGACGGCGTGATGTCGAATTATCTTCGCGACCGCGCCCAGCCCGGTGACCATATCGCGCTGCGCTGCAGCAAGGGCAGCTTTTATCTGCGCCCGATCGTGCGACCGGTGATCCTGGTCGCCGGAGGAACCGGCCTGTCAGCGATCCTGGCGATGGCCCAGAGCCTGGATGCCGATGTCGCTCACCCGGTCTACCTGCTCTACGGGGTCGAGCGCACCGAAGACCTGTGCAAGCTCGACGAACTCACCGAGCTGCGCCGCCGCGTTGGCCGCCTGGAGGTGCACGTCGTCGTCGCTCGCCCGGACCCCGACTGGGATGGGCGCACCGGGCTGGTCACCGACCTGCTCGACGAGCGGATGCTGGCGAGCGGTGACGCCGACGTGTATCTGTGCGGTCCGGTCGCCATGGTCGACGCAGCCCGAACCTGGCTGGACCACAATGGCTTTCACCGTGTCGGGTTGTACTACGAGAAGTTCGTGGCCAGCGGGGCGGCGCGCCGCCGCACCCCGGCTCGGCTGGATTACGCGGGCGTGGACATTGCCGAGGTGTGCCGCCGCGGCCGCGGCACCGCGGTGGTCATCGGCGGCAGCATCGCGGGCATCGCGGCGGCGAAAATGCTCAGCGAGACCTTCGATCGCGTCATCGTGCTGGAGAAGGACGGCCCGCACCGTCGCCGCGAGGGCAGGCCGGGCGCGGCACAGGGTTGGCACCTGCACCACCTGCTGACCGCCGGGCAGATCGAGCTGGAGCGCATCTTCCCTGGCATCGTCGACGACATGGTGCGCGAGGGAGCGTTCAAGGTCGACATGGCCGCGCAGTACCGTATCCGGCTGGGCGGCACCTGGAAGAAGCCCGGCACTAGTGACATCGAGATCGTCTGCGCGGGAAGGCCGCTGCTCGAATGGTGTGTGCGCCGCCGGCTCGACGACGAACCGCGCATCGACTTCCGCTACGAATCGGAGGTGGCCGATCTCGCCTTCGACCGCGCCAACAATGCCATCGTCGGCGTCGCCGTGGACAATGGCGACGCCGACGGAGGCGACGGTTTGCAGGTGGTGCCCGCCGAGTTCGTCGTGGACGCGTCGGGCAAGAACACCCGCGTGCCGGAGTTCTTGGAGCGTCTCGGTGTTGGCGCTCCCGAGGCCGAGCAGGACATCATCAACTGCTTCTACTCCACGATGCAGCACCGGGTTCCGCCGGAGCGGCGGTGGCAGGACAAGGTGATGGTGATCTGCTATGCGTACCGCCCTTTCGAGGATACCTACGCCGCGCAGTACTACACCGACAGCTCCCGCACCATCCTGTCCACCTCACTGGTGGCCTACAACTGCTATTCGCCGCCGCGTACCGCCCGAGAATTCCGCGCGTTCGCCGACCTGATGCCGTCCCCGGTCATCGGGGAGAACATCGACGGGCTGGAGCCGGCATCGCCCATCTACAATTTCCGCTATCCCAACATGCTGCGGCTGCGCTACGAGAAGAAGCGCAACCTGCCGCGGGCTTTGCTGGCGGTGGGCGATGCCTACACCAGCGCCGACCCGGTGTCGGGTCTGGGTATGAGCCTGGCGCTCAAGGAAGTTCGGGAGATGCAGGCGCTGCTGGCTAAATACGGCGCCGGTCACCGGGATCTGCCGCGCCGGTACTACCGGGCGATCGCCAAGATGGCCGACACGGCCTGGTTCGTGATCCGCGAGCAGAACCTGCGCTTCGACTGGATGAAGGACGTCGACAAGAAGCGCCCGTTCTATTTCGGTGTGCTGACCTGGTACATGGACCGCGTGCTGGAGCTGGTGCATGACGATCTCGACGCGTACCGGGAATTCTTGGCCGTCGTCCATCTGGTCAAGCCGCCGTCGGCGCTGATGCGACCCAGGATCGCCAGCCGCGTCCTCGGCAAATGGGCACGAACCCGATTGTCGGGCCAGAAGACGTTGATTGCCCGCAACTACGAAAATCATCCGATACCAGCCGAACCCGCGGACCAACTTGTAAACGCTTAGGAGAGCCCAACGTGTCGCAGGTCCATCGAATCCTGAACTGCCGGGGCACCCGCATCCATGCCGTGGCGGACAGCCCACCCGACCAACAGGGACCGTTGGTGGTGTTGCTGCACGGGTTTCCGGAGTCCTGGTACTCGTGGCGGCATCAGATTCCCGCGCTTGCCGGCGCGGGCTACCGCGTGGTGGCCATCGACCAGCGCGGGTATGGCCGCTCGTCGAAATACCGGGTGCAAAAGGCCTACCGCATCAAGGAATTGGTTGGCGACGTCGTGGGCGTCCTCGACTCCTATGGTGCGGAGCAGGCTTTCGTGGTGGGCCACGACTGGGGTGCGCCGGTCGCCTGGACCTTCGCCTGGCTGCACCCCGACCGATGCGCCGGCGTGGTGGGAATCAGCGTTCCGTTTGCCGGTCGCGGCGTGATCGGCCTGCCGGGCAGCCCGTTCGGCGAGCGCCGTCCCAGCGACTACCACCTGGAGCTGGCCGGGCCCGGAAGGGTCTGGTATCAGGACTATTTCGCCGTGCAGGACGGCATCATCACCGAGATCGAGGAAGACTTGCGGGGCTGGCTGCTCGGGTTGACCTACACCGTTTCCGGTGAGGGGATGATGGCGGCGACCAAGGCGGCCGTCGACGCGGGCGTCGACCTGGAGTCCATGGACCCGATCGACGTGATCCGTGCCGGACCGCTGTGTATGGCCGAAGGCGCGCGGCTCAAGGACGCGTTCGTCTACCCGGAGACCATGCCGGCCTGGTTCACCGAGGCCGATCTCGATTTCTACACTGGCGAATTCGAACGTTCCGGGTTCGGCGGGCCGCTGAGCTTCTACCACAACATCGACAACGACTGGCACGACCTGGCCGACCAGCAAGGCAAGCCGCTCACCCCGCCGGCTCTGTTCATCGGCGGCCAGTATGACGTCGGCACCATCTGGGGCGCGCAGGCCATCGAGCGTGCGCACGAAGTCATGCCGAACTACCGCGGCACCCACATGATCGCCGACGTCGGACACTGGATCCAGCAGGAAGCGCCCGAAGAGACCAACCGGCTGTTGCTCGACTTCCTAGGCGGGCTGCGGCCGTGAGCTGCACCTTCGACATGGTCCCGGAGACCGTCGATCATCTCGACGAGGTCGGGCTGCGGCGGGTCTTCGGCTGCTTTCCGTGCGGCGTGATCGCCGTCTGCGCGATGGTCGACGACCAGCCGGTCGGCATGGCGGCCAGCTCGTTCACGTCGGTTTCAGTTGACCCGCCGCTGGTATCGATCTGTGTGCAGAACTGTTCGACGACGTGGCCGAAGTTGCGCGACCGCCCACGGCTCGGTGTGAGCGTGCTCGCCGAGGGGCACGACGCGGCCTGTATGAGCCTGTCGCGCAAGGAAGGTAACCGGTTCGCCGGGGTGTTCTGGAGCGAATTGTCCAGCGGGGGTGTGGTGATCGCCGGGGCCGGCGCCTGGCTGGATTGCCGCCCGTACGCGGAGATCCCGGCGGGGGATCACCTGATCGCCCTGCTGGAGATCTGCGCGGTGCGCGCCGATCCCGAGACACCGCCGCTGGTGTTTCACGGTAGCCGGTTCCGCCGGTTGGAGTCTCGATGAAGACGACCGATGTGCGGGTACGTCGTGCGATCACGGCGATGGCGGGCGGTCACGCCGTGGTCCTGACCGGCGACCCCAATGGCGATGGCTATCTCGTCTTCGCCGCCCAGGCCGCGACGCCGCGGCTGGTTGCCTTTGCGGTCCGGCACACCTCGGGTTATTTGCGCGTCGCGCTGCCGGGCGCCGAATGCGAGCGACTGCACCTGCCGCCCATGTGTGACCGAGACACCACGCATTGCGTGTCGGTCGACGTTCGCGGCACCGGCACCGGAATCTCGGCGAGCGATCGCGCCTGGACCATCGCGGCACTGGCTTCGGCCACCTCCGTCGCCGCCGATTTCCAACGTCCGGGCCATGTGGTGCCCGTGCAGGCGCAAGCCGACGGTGTGCTGGGTCGGCGGGGACCCGCCGAGGCGGCCGTCGACCTGGCCCGCCTGGCGGAACGGCGGCCGGCCGCCGCGCTCTGCGAGATCGTCTCGCCCGATAATCCCGTCCAGATGGCGCACCACGCCGAGTCGGTCGAATTCGCCGTCGAACACGGACTGGCCATGGTCTCGATCGGGGAGCTGGTGGCGTATCGCCGGCGGATCGAGCCCCAGGTGGTCCGGTTTACGGCAGCGACGCTGCCCACCTGGGCCGGCGCCTCGCGTGTCATCGGCTTTCGTGACGTTTACGACCTCGGCGAGCATTTGGCGGTCATCGTGGGTGCGGTCGGTGCCGGGGTGCCCGTGCCGCTGCACGTCCACATCGAGTGCCTGACGGGCGACGTGTTCGGCTCGACGGCGTGCCGCTGCGGCGAGGAACTCAACGGCGCGCTGGCGAGGATGTCGGCTCAGGGCAGCGGCGTGGTCTTGTATCTGCGTCCGCCCGGACCCGCGCAAGCGTGCGGCTTGTTCGCCCGGGGCGATGCGGCGACCGATGTCATGCCGGAGACCGTGACATGGATCCTGCGCGATCTTGGGGTGTATGCGATCCGACTTTCCGATGATGTGCCAGGATTTGGGCTTGTCATGTTCGGGGCGATCCGAGAAGCCAGCACGTTGGCGGCCGCAGGTTGAACCATCCAGACCTGGCCGGCAAGGTCGCGATCGTTACTGGGGCGGGCGCCGGAATCGGTCTGGCGGTTGCCCGGCGACTCGCCGACGAGGGCTGCCATGTGCTGTGCGCGGACATCGATGGTGATGCCGCGGATGCCGCGGCCACCAAAATCGGTTGTGGCGCAGCGGCCTGCCGGGTTGACGTCAGCGACGAACAACAGATCATCGCCATGGTCGACGCCTGTGTTGCCGCGTTCGGCGGGGTGGACAAGTTGGTCGCCAACGCCGGTGTCGTTCATCTGGCTTCGCTCATCGACACCACCGTCGAGGACTTCGATCGGGTCATCGCGATCAATCTCCGCGGCGCCTGGCTGTGCACCAAGCATGCGGCACCGCGGATGATCGAGCGCGGCGGGGGAGCCATTGTCAACCTGTCGTCGTTAGCGGGCCAGGTAGCGGTGGGCGGCACCGGCGCATACGGCATGTCGAAGGCCGGCATCATCCAGCTCAGCCGCATCACCGCCGCCGAACTGCGCTCGTCGGGCATCCGCTCCAACACGCTGCTGCCCGCATTCGTCGACACCCCGATGCAGCAGACCGCCATGGCAATGTTCGACGGGGCCCTGGGCGCGGGGGGTGCGCGCTCGATGATTGCCCGGCTGCAGGGCCGCATGGCCGCACCGGAGGAGATGGCCGGCATCGTGGTGTTCCTGCTGTCCGACGATGCGTCGATGATCACCGGCACCACCCAGATCGCCGACGGCGGGACGATTGCCGCGCTGTGGTGATCCCCTCGGGTCAGGCGGTTTCGAAAGATCACGCGAGACATTGCCTGCGACGGCATGCTACATATGTGATTCCGGTGTATTCGGGCCTCTGCGCATTGCTTTCGATCACAATGAGCTTGGCCGCGAGCCGTCTTGTTCGTTGAGCCACGGGGCCGTTCGAATGCGTTCGTCAGAACTCCGGCTCGGATTCTCGCTAGTTTGCTGACGTGTCATCGAGAGCAATCGACGGCGACCTCGAGGGCCGTGCAGATGGCGCGCATCCGGATGTCGGCGAGGCGGCCAAGCCGATTCACCAATACCGCGACCGAGACACTTTCGACTGAGTCCAAATTCACCGCGGAACGGCGCGGGATCGGGTCGGAACCGGGTTCAAGAACAACCTCACTGGCTAGCCCTCGGATGGTCGTGGTGCAGGGCGCGACAAGTGCGCGTCGCAGCCGAGGGATCGCGGCATCGCGCGACAGCACGACGACTGGTCGCCGACCGATCTCAGCCATCTCACACCACCACACCTCTCCGCGCGCCGGAAGTGCGGTCACGAGTCTCCAGCCGCCCGCCGCCACGACGCTAGATCGCCCCACTCGTCGGGCTCATCGACCGGGTGCTTGTCGTAGGCCGCATAGCTGGCATCCACCTCGGCCGATCGATGACGAGCCAGTAATGCCGCAAGGGCCTCATCGATGAGGGCTGCGTCAGTGATTCCTGCCCGCATGTCGCGCGCACTTGTCAAGAGTGCGGCGTCGACAGTAGTGCTCAGCCGTATGCGATTCATGCCACTACTATGCCACACTCCGGGGCGTGGATCCGCCTGATCGGACGCAACGTGCTCGATACGGGCGAAACATTGGTCGCTGGACGAATTGATGAGGTCTACCGCGCAGCGCAACGTCACCTGCAACCGGGCCGTCTTCACGGTGCGGGTTCCGTGTCGATGAACGACGCTGCGGCACAACACTTTTTGTACTTGTGCCCCGAGCCGCACCAGCACTGTTGGTTGCGGCCCGGTGGCCAGGCCATCACATCGTGGTCACCGTGTGCTGTCAGGTACGCGGCATACTCGGCGCGGGCCTCCGGCGAGTCCGGCTCCTGACCCTGTTCGGCGCACCAGGCAGCGAAGGGTGCCACGCGGATCGCGGCGACCGCCAGTCCTGGGAAACCAGCCTCGGCGAATTCGACCAGCTTTTGCTGCATCCTCCGGCAGTACAGCGGGTGCGCCACCGGCCCGTCCGGACCGGTCACCAGGTCGCTGCCGGCGAAGTCTGGCCACAGGTCGAGCGCCCGCTCGTAGTCACCGGCAGGCAGCCACGCCAATGACACCGCGGTGATCGGTTCGGCGGATTCCGCCGCGGGTGTCTCATCGACGGGAGGCACCCGGCTGGCTCCGTTGTCACTCATGGTCCAACATCCTGCCGCATCACCACCGCACGCGGCATATGATGCTCGCAGTCGCGGTGGTGCGGCCTTATCGCCATGAGCGAAATCTTCTGTATCACTGATCATTCCGAGCCTATGACGGCCCGGTTCTTGTCAGTGGTGCTTCGTAGAATCCGAGGCATGAGGTCGGACACGCGCGAGGAGATCTCCGCGGCGTTGGATGCCTACCACGCCTCGTTGTCGCGGGTGCTCGATCTCAAGTGCGATGCGTTGACCACCCCGGAATTGCTGGCCTGTTTGCAGCGACTCGAGGTCGAACGGCGCCGCCAGGGCGCCGCCGAGCACGCCTTGATCAACCAACTCGCTGGGCAAGCCTGCGAGGAAGAGCTCGGCGGGACGCTGCGCACGGCGTTGGCCAACCGGCTACACATCACTCCCGGTGAGGCCAGCCGCCGCATCGCCGAAGCCGAAGACCTCGGTGAGCGCCGCGCCCTGACCGGTGAACCGCTGCCAGCGCAGTTGACCGCGACCGCGGCCGCTCAACGTGAGGGCAAGATCGGCCGAGAACACATTAAGGAGATCCAGGCCTTCTTCAAGGAGTTGTCCGCCGCGGTGGATCTGGGTATCCGCGAGGCCGCCGAGGCCCAGCTGGCCGAACTGGCCACCAGTCGGCGTCCCGATCACCTGCATGGCCTGGCCACGCAGCTGATGGACTGGCTGCACCCCGACGGCAACTTTTCCGACCAGGAGCGTGCCCGCAAGCGCGGCATCACGATGGGTAAGCAGGAATTTGACGGGATGTCACGTATCAGCGGTCTGCTGACCCCGGAGTTGCGGGCCACCATCGAGGCGGTGTTGGCCAAACTGGCCGCACCGGGGGCGTGCAACCCCGATGACCAGACCCCGGTCGTGGATGACACACCGGATGCGGACGCGGTGCGCCGCGACACCCGCAGCCAAGCCCAACGACACCATGACGGTTTACTGGCCGGGCTGCGCGGGTTGTTGGCCTCCGGTGAGCTAGGGCAGCATCGGGGGTTGCCGGTGACCGTCGTGGTGAGCACCACGCTTAAAGAGCTGGAAGCCGCCACCGGCAAGGGGGTAACCGGTGGTGGTTCGCGGGTGCCGATGTCGGACCTTATCCGGATGGCGAGCAACGCGCACCACTATCTGGCATTGTTTGACGGCGCTAAGCCGTTGGCGTTGTATCACACCAAGCGGTTAGCTTCCCCGGCGCAGCGAATCATGTTGTACGCCAAGGATCGTGGCTGCTCCAGGCCGGGTTGCGACGCCCCGGCCTACCACAGTGAGGTCCACCACGTAACGCCGTGGACAACCACCCACCGTACCGACATCAACGACCTCACGCTGGCCTGCGGCCCCGACAATCGCCTTGTCGAAAAAGGCTGGAAAACCCGCAAGAACGCCAAAGGCGACACTGAATGGCTACCGCCGGCCCACTTGGACCATGGCCAACCACGCATCAATCGATACCACCACCCCGAGAAAATCCTGTGCGAACCCGACGACGACGAACCACATTGACACCCAATGACCGTGGCATTGCCGGTCACGTCGCAACCAAGTACTGCGACCGTAGCCGCGCTCAAGGCTCGGGGTAGACGAGCGCGGAGAGAGGCACGTTGCCGAGCTGCCTGCCGACGACGAGTATCCCAATATCGTGCTCACCCATAGCGTTTCAGCGGGCAACCAACGATTGCCGGCCAGCGAATCTCGGTGGCGGTAGCCAGCATGAAGGACGCAGATGACCTCGCCGACTACGGGCTGAGCATAGAGCAGGTGCGTGCAGCCGTCGACTCGCATGTGGACGTGGACCATTCTGTCTCAGCGCTGTGACCGCACGGTAGAGTTCGCCATCGTGGCTGACGATGACGTCACCGGTCAGGATGGCTCCGGCGACGGCACCGATCCGCGCACCATGCTGGGCCGGTTTGCCAACCAGCACAACGAATGGGTGCGCCTGAGCGTGCGCCACGTGCTCGATGCGGGCGAAGCATTGGATGCCGGACAGATTGATTAGGTCTACCGCCACTTTCGGCAGGAAAAGGCACTGGACACACGCCACCGAGCCGGCCGTACCACCGTTGACACTCGGCATCAGCAACCCGGAAACAGCCGAACCCCTGATCATCTGGCCGACCTCGCCCCTGGCCGCACCGCGACCATCGGGCTGCGGGATTCCAGCTGCCTGCGCGTGGACCGCTACAACGACCAGGCGTCCGGGCGAGCGCTCATCGAGATCCGGTTGTGCAACGAACGTGCCACGCCGATGCCAATCCCGATCGGGCTGTGGATGTTTCAGACCAAGCTCCACGTCAACGCCGGCGGCGCTGACGTGTTCCTGCCGGTCTGCGACGTGCTGGAGCAAGACCTCGCCGAGCGCGACGAGGAGGTACGCCAGCTGAACCTGCAGTACCGCAACCGGTTGGAGTATGCGATCGGGCGGACTTGCTCGGCGGCCTGGTCGGTGAACGGCTCGCGGCGCCCGTCGGCAGTGTGGACCACCTGGCTGCCGGTCGCCGAAACACCCCACACCCGGGCCCGGTCGGTGGAGAACGCGCTGTTGTCCATGGACAGTCGCGGAGGGGTTACGTAGCGGACTGGCGTCGTTCGTCGCGGGATATGGAAGCTGGTTTCAGGGTCAGGCGGCTGTCGCGGCCGAGCTGCCCGAGCACCTGCACCCGACCGCCGACGAGAGGCTGGCTCATGTTGCGGCCGAAAAGGAAGCGCTGCGCTGCTTCCAGTTCATGAACCAGGTGATGCGCGATCACCGTAAAAGCTTGTCAGAGGTGCAGTGAACACTGTTTCCATGACCAAGAGCAACGGGCACTGTTGAGACACAGCGCGTCGCCAACGGGCGCTGCCTGTGGCCGAACATCGTAAATCAAGCATATTCGTCAACAGATATCATCAATGTCGGCGCCGGACTATTCAAATCATCGATATACTGGTGGCCTGGTCCTTCGCCATCGATCAATGGCGATAGCTTATCGAGGATTTCTACCAACTTCGTGTCATCGAAGCGCCATACAACGGTTTGCGATCCCAGTTCCATATCCGCAGTTCCGCTTTCTCGAACTATCCGTTGCTGTACACCATCTATGTCGAAAGTTGCCTGACCACTCTCATGGGCCGATCGCACGGCGTACTGGAAAATGCGAAGCCCATCCCGGTCTGCGGCCGCCAGAACCACGTCACCGAAGTAGTTATCCGGCTTGATACCGAAAACGGTCATTCTGGTCCAATCACTTGTGAGTCGGAAGGTCCCCGATGGGAATATTCTGCCACCTGGCGGTCGGCGAATCGTGGGGGTTGTAATCCCAATGCGGATAGCGGTAATTGTCTCCCGGAAAATATCGCCACTCGCCGCCGTTCTCGTCCCAGAGGCTTTCGCCGCCGCGAGCCTGTTGGATAGGACGACTGGGCGGTCCAACCGTTAGGTTGCTCTCGGCGGGCGGGCTGACACCGGGCGGAGGTAAGCCTTCGTTCGGTTGTGGTCCAGCGGGGTCGGGAGCAGGAGGGGGTTCGCCTTCGACCGGCACGCCCAATTCGCCTAACCGGGCTCTGATTGCGGCTTGTCTTTCAAAGAGAGAACCCTTGTCCGCGATGCACGCGTCGTAGGCTGCCTGCTCGTTGGGCAGAACGAAGGTGCGTCCGCATCGGGCGTTGTACCGAGCGATGTCAGCGTTGACGGCGTCCCAGGCTGCGCGTGCCTGTACGGCTGTCATGTCTTTCGGGTCGCCCGGCATCGGTGAGGGTGGATCTTGTTTCCAGCTGCGGTCGACCGCGTGGATTTGCGGTTTCTCGTTGTGGGGCACCGGTGTCGGTAGCGACGGTGCGATTGGGGGTTCGTGGAAGCCGACGGTGTTAAGGGGTGCGGTAGCGGTGGCTATTTTGGCGGCCACTTCGTGTTCGACTCCGATGAGTTGTGTCGCGCGTTGGCGGATATCCCCGGCCAATGCTTGTGCTTGGGCCTGGCGAGCTGCTTGTTCGGCGAAGGTGCGGCTGGTTCGGGTGTCGGTGACCGAGAGGTCCTCTTCGACGTTGAAGCCCGCGTTGTGGGCATCTTGAACGGCATAGATGACCCTGCGCTGGGCTGCGCCGATGGTTCCGGCGCCTTCACGGGCAAGCCCACTCGCTTGGCGCAAATGCTCGGCTATGCCACTGACTATCTGTAGGTCAGCGCCGGTTCGCTGTCGCAGCCATCACCGCCTGCGCCTTCCCACGCGATGAAGTGGGATCGGTTACGCATCTCTAGGAACACGTCTTCCCACTGATCGGCGACCTTCGTCCAGTAGTAGGCCGCCTCGATGAGATGTTCGGTGTCCCAGGCGTGGATATGCGACAGGGTCGGCAGCAATTACACCAGCCTCGTTTGCGGCACGGCCGCCATCTCGGCCGCTGCGGCCGCCTCGTTGTTGGCATACTCCGCCGCGGCCGCCTCGACCGCACTGGCCGTGGCGTGTGTCCGGGCGGTAAACGCCGCCACGGCAAGACCAACCGCTGCGTGGGCACCGCCCACAGCCGCCGTGGTGGGTTGGAACGGCTGCCCCAGCGGAGGTGGTGCAAGGACGCTGAGTTCAGTGCTTCGCCCGCTCCATTGGCTGGCCGTAGCCGCTACCTGTTGGATATTGACCCGCAGCTCACCGGCTTTCATCCTCGGAAAGTTTAATAGCGAGCTACAGGGTGGCAACTCATCGCAGGTCGAGCCAACTACTGCCGGGCCGGGTGACCGCAGCTCGTGCTGAGGCAGCACCGAGGCTGGCTGACTCAAGCAGTCTCGGCGTATGCCAGCCTGATCGCGAACACGGGAGTCAACCGGGGCAACCGCCGTCCGCCGGACAACCTCGATCCGATATCAATTAAGCGATATCGTCATCTCCGATGGAGCAGATCGTGATCCGCAACCTTCCCGAGGGGACCAAGGCGGCACTACGGGTCCGTGCTGCACGTCATCACCACTCCGTCGAAGCGGAAGCCCGCGCGATCCTCACCGCGGGATTGTTGGGCGAAGAAGTCCCCATGCCGGTACTGCTGGCCGCCGACAGTGGCCATGACATCGACTTCGAGCCCGAACGTCTCGGCCTGATCGCCCGCACCCCGCAACTGTGACCTACGTCCTGGACACCAACGTGGTGTCCGCTTTGCGCGTGCCGGGACGCCACCCCGCCGTGGCGGCGTGGGCGGACTCGGTGCAAGTCGCCGAACAGTTCGTTGTGGCGATAACGCTGGCCGAGATTGAGCGAGGCGTGATCGCCAAGGAACGCACCGACCCGACCCAGAGTGAGCACCTACGGCGCTGGTTCGACGACAAGGTGCTGCGCATATTCGTGTTCGCCCGCCGGGGCACAAACCTCATCATGCAGCCCCTAGCTGGGCATATAGGTTACAGCCTATATTCTGGTATAAGCTGGTTTTAGACGAAAAGGACCCCACCTCGGGGTCTGATGGCCAGGGGCAGGGTCGTGTGCATTGGGGATGCAGGTTGCGACTGTACACCCGGCGTGTTCCGCGCGACAGCGGGTGGGATGCCGGTGCTGGTGGTCATCGAGTCTGGGACAGGAGGTGATCAGATGGCTCGTAAAGCTACGTCCCCGGGTAAGCCGGCTCCGACGTCGGGACAGTATCGCCCGGTTGGCGGTGGCAACGAGGTGACCGTTCCGAAGGGACACCGTCTGCCTCCCTCGCCCAAGCCCGGTCAGAAGTGGGTGAACGTCGATCCGACGAAGAACAAGAGCGGCCGCGGCTGAGCTTGTGCCGTCGGGATGGGTGTCGCACCGTCTCGGCGGGTCGCCCAAGTGCATAAGTGCTTTGTCGCTGCCCTCCGGTACCGTCGGAGCCCCGTCCAAGCCGGACAACGACGCCACTCGAGGCAGGACAAGACCAACTGTGCCGCCCCCTGATCCAGCCGCCATGGGTACCTGGAAGTTCTTCCGGGCATCTGTGGATGGCCGGCCGGTATTCAAGAAGGAGTTCGACAAGCTTCCTGATCAGGCCCGGGCCGCGCTGATCGTGCTAATGCAGCGGTATCTCGTCGGCGACCTCGCCGCAGGGAGCATCAAACC
Above is a window of Mycobacterium tuberculosis H37Rv DNA encoding:
- a CDS encoding hypothetical protein (Member of Mycobacterium tuberculosis REP13E12 repeat family.); its protein translation is MRSDTREEISAALDAYHASLSRVLDLKCDALTTPELLACLQRLEVERRRQGAAEHALINQLAGQACEEELGGTLRTALANRLHITPGEASRRIAEAEDLGERRALTGEPLPAQLTATAAAQREGKIGREHIKEIQAFFKELSAAVDLGIREAAEAQLAELATSRRPDHLHGLATQLMDWLHPDGNFSDQERARKRGITMGKQEFDGMSRISGLLTPELRATIEAVLAKLAAPGACNPDDQTPVVDDTPDADAVRRDTRSQAQRHHDGLLAGLRGLLASGELGQHRGLPVTVVVSTTLKELEAATGKGVTGGGSRVPMSDLIRMASNAHHYLALFDGAKPLALYHTKRLASPAQRIMLYAKDRGCSRPGCDAPAYHSEVHHVTPWTTTHRTDINDLTLACGPDNRLVEKGWKTRKNAKGDTEWLPPAHLDHGQPRINRYHHPEKILCEPDDDEPH
- the lppG gene encoding lipoprotein (This region is a possible MT-complex-specific genomic island (See Becq et al., 2007 PMID:17545187).), whose translation is MIRGSAVSGLLMPSVNGGTAGSVACVQCLFLPKVAVDLINLSGIQCFARIEHVAHAQAHPFVVLVGKPAQHGARIGAVAGAILTGDVIVSHDGELYRAVTALRQNGPRPHASRRLHAPALCSARSRRGHLRPSCWLPPPRFAGRQSLVAR
- a CDS encoding hypothetical protein (This region is a possible MT-complex-specific genomic island (See Becq et al., 2007 PMID:17545187).) produces the protein MDRYNDQASGRALIEIRLCNERATPMPIPIGLWMFQTKLHVNAGGADVFLPVCDVLEQDLAERDEEVRQLNLQYRNRLEYAIGRTCSAAWSVNGSRRPSAVWTTWLPVAETPHTRARSVENALLSMDSRGGVT
- a CDS encoding hypothetical protein (This region is a possible MT-complex-specific genomic island (See Becq et al., 2007 PMID:17545187).); its protein translation is MTVFGIKPDNYFGDVVLAAADRDGLRIFQYAVRSAHESGQATFDIDGVQQRIVRESGTADMELGSQTVVWRFDDTKLVEILDKLSPLIDGEGPGHQYIDDLNSPAPTLMISVDEYA
- the vapB14 gene encoding antitoxin VapB14 (part of toxin-antitoxin (TA) operon with Rv1953) translates to MIRNLPEGTKAALRVRAARHHHSVEAEARAILTAGLLGEEVPMPVLLAADSGHDIDFEPERLGLIARTPQL
- the vapC14 gene encoding ribonuclease VapC14 (toxin, part of toxin-antitoxin (TA) operon with Rv1952, contains PIN domain) — protein: MTYVLDTNVVSALRVPGRHPAVAAWADSVQVAEQFVVAITLAEIERGVIAKERTDPTQSEHLRRWFDDKVLRIFVFARRGTNLIMQPLAGHIGYSLYSGISWF